Genomic DNA from Synergistaceae bacterium:
CTACAAGGAAGAACGCCCGACATCCTTAATTACGCCAGTGCAGACTGAAGCAGGGTTGCCCGTCATTGTAGGGACTGCTCCTATTCATTTAGCGTCAGACTCGGAGGCAATAAACAACGTTAATAAACCTCAGTTAGTCTACAATTACAACGAGGCAGTGCAATTATTCGGGTTCTCTAAGGATTGGAACAAATACACGCTTTGTGAGTTCATTTATTCGCAATTTGCGCTGTTTTCCGTGTGTCCGTGCGTGTTAATCAACGTATTAGACCCCGCAAAACACAAAGAAATAATTTCTGCGCGCGAATACACAATCACCAGCAGCACAATCAATTTAGGCGCAGACGTGATTATCAATGATGATTCATTTGAGGCGGCGAGTCTCAATGTCGAAGAAGATTCAGACTCCGGTGAGGTAAAGAAAATTTATACTTCCGGGACTGATTACTCACTCGCATATGACGACGACGGCAATGCAATTTTTACCATAATCGCAGGCGGTGCTTTGTCGGGAAAATCGAAAGTTTTTATCAGCTTCACGAAAATTAAACCCGAACTCGTAACATCAAATGACATTATCGGAGGCGTGGACGCGTCAACGGGCGATTATTCCGGCTTTGAGCTTGTAGATAGCGTTTTCCCAAAGTTTCGACTTGTCCCCGGGTTATTGGGCTCGCCGAAATGGAGCCAATATCCGGAGGTCGCGGCGGTCATGCGTGCAAAAGCTGAAAATATTAACGGGCTGTTCTCGTGCGTGTCGGTTGTAGATATTCCAAGTGATTCAGCCGGTGCAGACAGATACACAGAAGCTCCCGAATGGAAAACGCGCAATAATTACGTGTCTGAGCGTCAAATAGTCTGCTGGCCTAAAGTTAAGCTCGGTGATGACGTTTTTCACTTGTCAACGCAGTTAATAGGCCTCATGAATCAAATCGATTCAGACAATGACGATACAC
This window encodes:
- a CDS encoding phage tail sheath family protein; this translates as MAYKHGVYKEERPTSLITPVQTEAGLPVIVGTAPIHLASDSEAINNVNKPQLVYNYNEAVQLFGFSKDWNKYTLCEFIYSQFALFSVCPCVLINVLDPAKHKEIISAREYTITSSTINLGADVIINDDSFEAASLNVEEDSDSGEVKKIYTSGTDYSLAYDDDGNAIFTIIAGGALSGKSKVFISFTKIKPELVTSNDIIGGVDASTGDYSGFELVDSVFPKFRLVPGLLGSPKWSQYPEVAAVMRAKAENINGLFSCVSVVDIPSDSAGADRYTEAPEWKTRNNYVSERQIVCWPKVKLGDDVFHLSTQLIGLMNQIDSDNDDTPYESPSNKLLQMNACVNASGKEIDLGVKQANYLNGEGIVTAINWVGSWRAWGNRTGVYPSNNDVKDAWISVRRMFDWIGNEFILTFWQKADKPITPRLIRTIVNSYNVRLNGLAAREYILGGRIEFQNVENAATDLLNGILRFNIYIAPPPPAEQIVGILEFDPDYLNVLFEAVK